Within Aphelocoma coerulescens isolate FSJ_1873_10779 chromosome 1A, UR_Acoe_1.0, whole genome shotgun sequence, the genomic segment AggcacaaaaaacccaacatcttAGTACTGCCACCCACCTTCAACTAATATTATTCCTATACAAGGTCTAAATAAGGTAATACCATTAAACAATGATCTCTTGATCTCTCTCACCATATATTCAACAAGGCATTCATTCCACAGTATACACTAAGTGTTACAAAAGTATCTTTGTTTAAATATCTGCAGCTACTTGGGAAAAAAGCTTGTTTTGAAAAAATAGGGTTTATCTTAAAACACTTTCAAAAAACAGATGGTGACTCATAATGCAACAAAATCTTTAGACATTAAGTGTGTTAGCATACAATTGCCCCACTAGATGCTGCCATGTAGTAAGACTTTGGAAATAACACCACGTGGAAGGCCAGATTAACTTTTGCTAGCTATGGACACGTGACTTGAACATCTTTCCATTGCACAAATCTGGGGCCTTCTGTATTATTGCAAAAGTAAGAACAAGCTGCCATTTTTCTGTAATATACAGAGTAATATATCTAAGTTACCCATGGGCATCTTCAATGTTTGTATTTATGAACTGCAAAAGTAaccaatttttttaaactgagagGTGTTTGCTTACAACTgattttttaagaaatgaaaTTTCCTATGATTGTATACATATAGAAATATGGGGTCATAATCCTGATGGCAAGCaaattttttcagatttcaaaaataaaatggtCTGATTCTCAATTGTTCATAGATTATTATTGCTCAGTAAAAGTTATGCTACCTTTGTAAATGTAAAACTGTTTAAAGGTTTAATTTAGTGAGATTAAATTATTCCATTGTTGTCTTCAAAAACCTGACATCTTAAATTCAAGCTTCAGCATCTCATACTTCCACAAAATTAACTGCACTGAGCCTTCAGCCAAATCATGTTGCCTGTGCTCACACTTCTAACACTGGGCAAAGTGACAGAAATTGCTGAAAGGACGTTCTCAGTttttagttttctctctttaattCCCATAGTACTTTCCCTTTGAAGGGAAGCAGATGCAAGATATGAACAGGAATTGTTCACACAGAatgactgggggaaaaaaaatctcaattaCAATAGTTATGAATGTTTATTTGCCCAGATTTAGAAAGAAATCtcaaatttaaaagaatttcAGACCTATTCCAACTGCAAGAAACACTCTAACATTCCAAAAAGAGAACATTCGAGAGGCAAAATTTCAGCACACCTGGTTTTTCAGAATCGATTTAGTTTTGCCCACAATTTAAGGTTTAAAATTCAACTGACAGCACACAGTAACAATTCTAGAATGACTTTATTGGCACTCCAAGACTTAAATTCAAGAATAATAAACAATACCTTCATTCCTTCTTCCCAGCTAATCCAGAGGTCACCTCGAGTCAAAAAGCATGCTACAGCATGCCGGGCTAAATGGTGAATCCAACCCTCCTGACGAAGTTGCGTCATAATTGCATCAATCCAAGGAAAACCTGTCCTGCCTTCTGCCCATTTGGCCAAAGCCTCAGGATTCTTATCCCATGGAATTTGAACACAGATAGGATTCCCCTCCATTTTATCAAACCGTGGATTGTTAGTCGCTGCTGTGTAGAAAAATTCACGCCATAACAGCTGGCCAtagagggagaggggaggggagctgTTCTTTTTTACCTGAAAATCatcattaaagaaaaacattttattagGAGAAGTAGGGGAAAACTGTGGCATCTAACAATACGTAGCTGACTACACAGAAATCCTACCTTTTTGTACAGATCCGTTAACTTGAAATAAAAGAGCCGACAGGACAAACAGCCAAAACGGAGGTAGGGACTAAGCCCTGTAGGGCTTGCCAGAAGGGAATTTGCATTCATTCGTGGTCTTTCAAAGTTTGCTACCCaagccttaaaaaaaacaaaacaaaacccacacagaAAAATCAGACTAGAGGCTACATAGCAACTTATAAAGGGAGAAATCACACACTGTTTGTAACTGAATGCAAACAGTGGACAGATGGTCAGGTCACCTACGATACCCAGGCGTTCCTTTTGAGTCAGCAGAACCTCTAGAAGGTAGTTCAGCTCAATACAGAAGGCATGGACTGTCTTCCAGAACTAtctgtgattttcttttaaatacattgGAAATATAACTAGCAACACATTAGCTGTCAGAGGAATTCCCCTTCAAAGTTATAAAATGTATGCTTCGAATAAAAttacttcaaaaataaattttctttttttttaatacagaagaGTAAAACAGACTGTCTCTAAAATTCATAGCAAAGATAATCTGCTTTcatcattaaaaaacaaactgttGATTTATATCATTAATGCCTTGAGTTCAAGTTTGcggggtttgattttttttaacacaacGTGCCCAAATCCCTTTAGGTTTCATAGCAAAGAGTAACTATGTTTCCCAGATATGTCAGACTTGCAGTGATCTGAAACATACCTTTCGTTCTAAATGTCTTTCCAATCGCGTGAGAGCTTCTGTTTCTCCCCCTGGCCACACTGCAGAAGGCAGACCATCTGTGTCAAAACCTGAAAGACAAATTGAAACAAGGAAATTCCTTGTTTGTTTATACTGTAGGGCAACAAAATTATAGCATATTGATACTTGACTACATTCTACTGCATCCTGAGAAAAACCCTAAGTTGGGATACATGAAAAAGTGTGTTTTAAAACAGTATGCGACCAAGACTTCTCAAAGCACATCCAATACCTTTAACATGCAGCAAAACTCAAGTTTCTCCTTTTGCATTTACATTAATATACATTACAAATTTTACATGCTGAATGGTCTTACTTCAGTCCCATTTCTTCcggttttggtttctttgggttttttttcataaagtGACCTCTCTGTCATTTCCCAAATCTGCAATATGCAGGCTATATCCTAAAaccacaactttttttttttttttttttaattactactAAGAAGCAACAATTGCTATTGTAATTTACAGAATGTCTAAAAACTTTTTCCACCAAGGTAAAAGCGTGAGTGCCATCTTCAGAACATTCCTAGGTATCACTGACCTCAACTTAAATAACAGGGATTGTTAATTTGATGATAAACATGTACTTGAGCcacaaaagaaagataaaaggaaGGTAGTAAGATTTTTTCCATACCCTCCCACCTGCCCCAAGATTGTTCATCAGATGCATGAGAGAACATGGCTGTCTATAGTTTAACCACAGCATAGTGAGATCATCTCTTCTTAGAAAGGCTTTAAAAACCAAGGTCTGTCTTGCGAGAGTTCAAATGGACTTGACAGGGCAGTCACAGGTTAACCAAAATCTGTCCAGACCCTTTTGTTAGCCATTTGGAGGTCATAGCGCATTTGCTTCTATTTTGGGAGGTGTGTGGAGAAACAGGAAAGAGACTAGGAGAGTCACAGGACAATAGCTGACACTATTCcttaaaatacatttacagAAACATAAgacttttttctccccagaacCTTCTGAAGTAATTGTCTTATTACTATCTTTTTTTGGTGTATCAaggaaagaggttttttttttagaactAGTTTGTTAAATGACAGATTAATGATCTGAAGCACAAAGATACAAAGCGTATTTAATACAAAATGAAGCATCAAAGACTATTAATTAATAGCTTAATGATTATTTGGTACCCTGGCAATGCTGTATTACAAGAAGCCAAAGAGTACTTAGTATATTTTGACCTGAAACCTCATTTACCAGAAAACAACCAGAATTTACAGAGTTGATTatctttttttgttccttttgtaTGCCATAATTGCATCAGGTTAACAATTAACCACTAGCAGGACCTCATTCATTGTTTTAAGTATTGTGCTTTCAGTGGGAGATTATATCTTAGTTTCAAAATGTCAAAGCAACCTCAGAACATACCCAGCTCCTCAAGTGATGGCACACCATATTTCTCATCGTGGTCATCAGAAACTGGAGTAGTACATTTTTTCATTACTTCTGGAGTTATAGTCTCCACAGGCATCTCCAGCGGTTCCATTCTACTAATTAGGGTCTGAAATCGCTTGTAAGTAAGAGGAGGCTGTCCTCCATTTAATTCTATTATTctatattaaacaaaaaaaagaaaagaagcatgtCAGACAATAGTATTTAACAGTTTTTCTTATTAAATATACTCAGCTATACATACACAGAAATATCTTCTTACTTTCCTCCATCTTACATAGAATCCCAATATACACGGTAATCCAGACAGTCAGAACTTTAAATATACcatccttttttccccactatGGAGACATATAAATTAACTGTTTATAAGCAAGTCAATTTCCTGGGTTACAGGAATTCCCTCATGAACAAGAATATAATGAACATGGACACCTCAAGGCAAAGAAAAGAACAGATCAGGAAAGCAGATAGAGATCCTAGCTACATACAGAAATATCCAAGTCACCTACAAGACTATGGTATTTGCattcaaaaaaccccacctttcccttctGGTACTGAGAACAGTAGTTGATATTAAAACTGTCTTAATATGGGGGGAAATTAACAAGTAGCTTATACACAATGACTGCTGTAAAGACACAGTTTCGTGTTCTGTATTGCATATATCTAAATTAGTcttggaaaaaagggaaaacttcaaagaaaaattTACAAAGTGATAGATGGAACCAAATGCTTATTTAGTGGGgtgtttgggtgggagggggaaaaaaggaattttcaatttgggattaaaaaaaaaagtcagctaTTAGTTTCAAAAAGTAAATACTTCCAATTTCGCTGCCCTCCCATGTGTCTGTCTCTTATACATTGGCTTGTAACAGAGTACAATGGGCAGCTACCACAAGAAATCACTCAATGTTAAGAGAAGATAAGTCATACTTCTAACTAGTTTGTGCATTATATTTCTGTAATAGAGAATTAACACTAATCCATTAAATAGATCAGTCGAAAAATATAAACAAGACATTAATTAAGGCAACACAGGGATAGCAAACAATCTCCAATTACTTATTGAATAGAAAATTGGTAGGaaacagttcttaaaaaaacaaaggacTTTCTCATAACTCCTGTAcaagaagtaaaataaagacaaaacaaTTTAACAAAACAACTAAACAAACATGTTACTTGGGAGACGTCACAGGCATGTTTGAGTAACTTAATTATAAAGGACAGCTAATTAAAATGAACATTATTTTCAAAAGAACTCCaaattaaaactgcatttcagaTACAGTTATATATCAGTTTTTAGAGTTTCAAAGTTCTACTCAGTATGTAGTAAAATTTGGATTGATGGatggataaaaacaaaacatgaaacAAATCTGTAGTTTTCCTAACCATGAAGTGTTCAGTGTGGAAAGTAGCACATAATATATAAATTAATACTACACAAAATTTTAAggggcttttttcctccttttttaaaatccaaGGTAAACAGTAACTTACTTGTCTAGGTCATACAATGTGTGGGAAATCCGAACAATGACCTCCACTCCAGCTTCACTAGCCAGCTTCTTGATAGCTGCATCTCTTTCCTTCCCAAATGGTTCAGAATCATATTCAATAGAAAGTTTTGCAATGTTCCATTCCtacaacacaaaacaaaagtGTGGTCCTTTAGCAACTCAGCTGCATGATGGAGGGTGAGGGAAAGGAGAACTGGAAGGACAGGGGCAGAACGGAACACCAGCTATTACCTGTGCATAGTTATCAGAGATACAGAAAGATCCAAAATACATTAGGCACCcagaataacaaaaaaaaagtccaactTTTCGGCATCTAAGTAGCTATCAGGCATAAAAAAAGCCTCCATCTGTCCTATTACTGTGGGTGTTCACTGTAATGGAACAACTTCCATGCAAATTTTGAAAACTCATCTCTAGCTTTAGGATCCACATACCTTAAGAGACTCAACAGAAAGGGAAAGATGACAAAGACTGTCTTCTGAACATGGATCAGCAGCAGtactttgctctgcagaaaaGTTTTTTACATATGCCTGTGAGCTTTAGCAGCAGAACTGAAGTTTCAGGGGAGAGGGGTGGAAATACTGCCACTCTCATACCActttctttaccttttccaAATCCCTACTCCTCACTCAGACAATCTTCAAatacttaattaaaaaaaaagaaaaaaaggctgtcTTCTACAAAGAGAATACCTTATGCCTTGAAGTCTAATATCCTTTATGTCACAGATTCTGTTACCAAGGCCACAGTCACAGGTGAGGAAAAAGAAGCGAACAAAGGGATCAATAATGGCTAAGGCTTCTGCAACAGTAGGAAATTGGAAAGATGAAGTATGCACAAGATGATCCTAGAAAGCCATCATGCCAATCAAACTCAAAGAAATACCTTTCTAATACCTCAGAATCTTAATGACTTGGTTTAATACATCATAGTATTTCAGAGAATTGGATTTACACCAGAGACAAGGGCACTCAGTGCTAATCACCTGGGGTGCTATTTCACTTCTGAATTCCAGCTCTCTCCCAGCCCTGAGGACAGATGATTCCAAGGAGTGCTTGCTCTTCAAAACAAGGCTGGGCTCCGGCCATCCTTAAGTCTGCCAAGACTAACCCAGCAGGCCTTGAATCCTCAAGCAACCTCCTACACCATCACATAACATTTACTTCCCATTTCATAATGTAAAACCACTGTCTGACAAGTTGCAGCAGATACTTTtctaaacccttctttcctctgGCTTATAGCAAAGATGGCCATAAAAACAACATGACCAAGACCCAGAGCCATGTCCCTAAGGGAGTCAAGAAAACTCTGCTGTGTAATGTGAATACACCCAGATCACATCGTGAGCCAGGCAATTAGAAGAATCATGGACACAGATCATTTTGCACGTACTCATACTGCAGAATGGTTTTAGCAACACTgatgcattaaaaaaagcagtgattgtttcaattttattttctttactgaGACAAGCCCAAAGAGCtaaagacagaaagcagaccAGGACAAACTGAAGAGGATGAGGcaagaacaaaccaaaacttAACTGAAATGAAAGACCCTAAAGGTGTTTGAAGCCTTCTGCAAGGATAAAGATAGGTCAGTGTTCTGCCTTTTTAAGGAATTGTTCTTCAGTCTGTGAAAAGGAAAGCCTTACCAAGAAACAGCTGTGGTACATTCATTCCCAGAAAATCCACAGATGCTGGCATCTGTGACAGGACTACTGACACCAGGCCATACAGAAGTTCCACTGTCTCCTACCATCACTTAGCTAAAGTTATTTTTCCAAACTTAACTGATCTTTTCCCCATGTGTTCGTTCTTCAGAGTCAGGATCACTGCTCACCTTTGAAACATTTAATAGGGATGATCTGGAACGCTTTGTTCAGTGTTACAATCCCTTCACTGCACTGCAAGTGTCTGATGTACAGCTACTGCTCTGGCAGAAGTAGTTGTGAGATATAATTTTAAGAGATAAATACACATTCCAGGTAGACTTCAGCCAAAAGTGAAGAAGTCCTCAAGAGCTTCAGTAACTTGTTTGAGCATAGAGGATGTCCTCAAAGCCCCTCAGTGAACCACTATATGATAAAGGCACTTTAATTTGAGGAACCACAAGACATAAACAGATGTGAATGTTCATTTTTGATTGCTGTACGCTATCTATATTAcaagttattttcattttcttctcaccACTAAAATTATATTCTAAAAAAATGGCAATCCAATGCTGCCAGGTATTGAAAGATCAGCCTAGCAGCAAGATCTGCAACAGGAGCTGTCAAAGTAGCCATTAAAGTATTTAAGAAGACTTATTACAGGTTGCTCAAATCCAGAAGGTAATGCACACAACAACAAGACTTTTGCTCCTATTTAAATGCAATCAAACTAAATTTGGCAGATAAATACAACAAGCTTGAATATCTGAGAGGTTGCAAGCAGCAGCTAATGCCACAGTACTCCTCCAGGAAATTCTTCACTGAGGGGAAATCAAGG encodes:
- the CRY1 gene encoding cryptochrome-1 isoform X2, encoding MGVNAVHWFRKGLRLHDNPALRECIQGADTVRCVYILDPWFAGSSNVGINRWRFLLQCLEDLDANLRKLNSRLFVIRGQPADVFPRLFKEWNIAKLSIEYDSEPFGKERDAAIKKLASEAGVEVIVRISHTLYDLDKIIELNGGQPPLTYKRFQTLISRMEPLEMPVETITPEVMKKCTTPVSDDHDEKYGVPSLEELGFDTDGLPSAVWPGGETEALTRLERHLERKAWVANFERPRMNANSLLASPTGLSPYLRFGCLSCRLFYFKLTDLYKKVKKNSSPPLSLYGQLLWREFFYTAATNNPRFDKMEGNPICVQIPWDKNPEALAKWAEGRTGFPWIDAIMTQLRQEGWIHHLARHAVACFLTRGDLWISWEEGMKVFEELLLDADWSVNAGSWMWLSCSSFFQQFFHCYCPVGFGRRTDPNGDYIRRYLPVLRGFPAKYIYDPWNAPESIQKAAKCIIGVNYPKPMVNHAEASRLNIERMKQIYQQLSRYRGLGLLATVPSNPNGNGNGGLMGYSPGESISGCGSTGGAQLGTGDGHTVVQSCALGDSHTGASGIQQQA